The proteins below come from a single Aegilops tauschii subsp. strangulata cultivar AL8/78 chromosome 6, Aet v6.0, whole genome shotgun sequence genomic window:
- the LOC109760629 gene encoding uncharacterized protein — MASEEEDFLFGSYTEDEEDLAAAEAKEQRARRRAEGEWGIEKVIAKHKEQQMELRLKYLESLKSSEYPNRGDRKTTKSPMRNLHNGIGGPELYTSLNVLAVKLIKCSVQFPIDVYGHVSVRDDIDAKRVFLFRRVRDNCQKINDAQGAFLSLTGPSRGIVLHSALHIELDLKIRSLDSERDIEIANCCLEDKVATSYSKVIRSRVTGPLCSVDLTYAPVHEAVEATFKFTLSRIKTIIKRPNGSVARQWRPFDKDNKEHCEILGKITVGISGIAEGVLLYDGSSLVGEGGLIRLQRRVVAAPLWLPLSINTVSRDGKNATTSVDPTNCGCQTFVVTACSYELEGTIVWSSLYSSKADDVHMGIRPVKLSSQL, encoded by the exons atggcgTCGGAAGAGGAGGATTTCCTTTTCGGCTCTTACACAGAAGATGAGGAGGATCTTGCTGCTGCGGAGGCGAAGGAGCAGAGGGCGAGGAGGAGAGCAGAGGGCGAGTGGGGGATTGAGAAGGTCATAGCGAAGCACAAGGAGCAGCAGATGGAGCTTCGGCTGAAGTATCTCGAGAGCCTCAAAAGCTCCGAGTATCCAAATCGCGGCGACAGGAAAA CTACCAAGTCGCCGATGCGGAACCTGCACAATGGAATCGGTGGACCGGAGCTCTATACTTCCTTGAACGTGCTCGCCGTCAAGTTGATCAAGTGCTCGGTTCAGTTCCCAATCGACGTTTATGGCCACGTTTCGGTCAGGGACGACATTGATGCCAAGCGTGTGTTCCTCTTCCGTCGCGTTCGTGACAACTGCCAGAAGATTAACGACGCCCAG GGTGCATTCTTGTCCCTAACCGGTCCGTCTCGAGGAATCGTTTTGCACAGTGCCCTTCACATTGAGCTTGACTTGAAGATTAGGAGTTTGGATTCAGAAAGGGACATTGAGATCGCCAATTGTTGCCTAGAGGACAAGGTAGCTACCTCTTACTCCAAAGTGATTAGAAGCAGGGTTACCGGCCCATTGTGCTCAGTCGACTTGACATACGCACCTGTCCATGAAGCAGTGGAAGCCACCTTTAAGTTTACTCTTAGTCGGATCAAGACAATCATAAAAAGGCCGAATGGATCTGTTGCTCGGCAGTGGCGACCCTTCGACAAGGACAACAAGGAACACTGCGAAATCCTTGGCAAGATCACTGTTGGCATCTCTGGAATTGCTGAGGGTGTCCTTCTTTATGATGGCAGTAGTTTGGTTGGTGAAGGTGGGCTTATTAGATTGCAGCGTCGGGTTGTGGCTGCACCCCTGTGGCTTCCTCTATCAATCAACACAGTCTCTCGTGATGGTAAGAATGCTACCACCAGTGTTGACCCCACAAACTGTGGCTGCCAGACCTTCGTTGTGACAGCTTGTTCCTATGAACTAGAGGGCACCATTGTCTGGTCTTCGCTCTACTCTTCCAAGGCGGATGACGTGCATATGGGTATCCGGCCTGTAAAGCTCTCCAGTCAGCTTTAA